In Pseudomonas fluorescens, the following are encoded in one genomic region:
- a CDS encoding FAD-binding oxidoreductase, translating into MFQQSTRHVASYYAHTCADRLVDRAALEGEQDTEVLIIGAGFSGLHTALRLALAGKRVTLLEASRVAWAASGRNGGQAILGWSCDMPPLEAALGYERARRLWDGMRWAARELRDLPGRHEFDCDYRAGHLWTSVMPRRVGLLTEWQHEASHKWGHDKLQFIERSDLPQWVASERYQAGLFDPEGGHLNPLKLALGLADAIERAGGRIHEQSKALSYGEEGDRFVVTTERGRIRADVLVLACNAYLDRLDPQLASCVLPVGTYQVATAPLTEEQATALLPSNVCVTDNQFVLDYFRRTPDNRLLFGGGCTYLGGMPKDIAAATRPFLERVFPQLTGVGLEFAWGGHIDLTLKRTPDIGRRGDLYWMQGYSGHGVLPTLAAARAVSDAVLGQPDELSLYQGLNNSRFPGGKYLAAPLEAIGKAWYRLRDSI; encoded by the coding sequence ATGTTTCAGCAATCCACCCGGCATGTCGCCAGTTACTACGCCCATACCTGCGCCGATCGTCTGGTCGATCGAGCCGCACTGGAAGGTGAGCAAGACACCGAAGTGCTGATCATCGGGGCCGGTTTCAGTGGATTGCACACGGCTTTGCGCCTGGCGCTGGCCGGCAAGCGCGTGACTTTGCTCGAAGCCAGCCGGGTGGCCTGGGCCGCGTCCGGGCGTAATGGCGGGCAGGCGATTCTCGGCTGGTCGTGCGACATGCCACCGCTGGAAGCGGCGCTGGGTTACGAACGGGCACGGCGACTGTGGGACGGCATGCGCTGGGCCGCGCGCGAGTTGCGTGACTTGCCCGGCCGCCATGAGTTCGATTGCGACTACCGCGCCGGCCATCTCTGGACCTCGGTGATGCCCCGTCGGGTAGGCCTGTTGACCGAATGGCAACACGAGGCCAGCCACAAGTGGGGCCACGACAAACTGCAATTCATCGAGCGCAGCGATTTGCCGCAGTGGGTTGCCAGCGAGCGCTATCAGGCCGGGCTGTTCGATCCCGAAGGCGGGCATTTGAACCCGCTGAAACTGGCCCTCGGCCTTGCCGATGCGATCGAGCGCGCCGGTGGCCGCATCCACGAGCAAAGCAAGGCGCTGAGCTATGGCGAGGAGGGCGACAGGTTTGTGGTGACCACCGAGCGCGGTCGTATTCGCGCCGATGTGCTGGTGCTGGCGTGCAACGCTTACCTCGATCGACTCGACCCGCAACTGGCGAGTTGCGTGTTGCCGGTCGGGACGTATCAGGTCGCGACCGCGCCGCTCACCGAGGAGCAAGCCACCGCGCTGCTGCCGAGCAACGTGTGCGTGACCGACAATCAGTTCGTGCTCGATTATTTCCGCCGCACCCCCGATAACCGCCTGCTGTTCGGCGGCGGTTGCACTTACCTGGGCGGCATGCCCAAGGACATCGCCGCCGCGACCCGGCCGTTCCTGGAACGCGTGTTCCCGCAACTCACCGGCGTCGGGCTGGAGTTTGCCTGGGGCGGCCACATCGACCTGACCCTCAAGCGCACACCGGATATCGGCCGCCGGGGCGATCTGTACTGGATGCAGGGGTATTCCGGGCATGGCGTACTGCCGACACTGGCCGCGGCCCGGGCGGTGTCCGACGCGGTGCTCGGTCAGCCCGACGAACTGTCCCTGTACCAGGGCCTGAACAACAGCCGTTTTCCCGGCGGCAAATACCTGGCCGCGCCGCTGGAAGCCATCGGCAAGGCCTGGTATCGACTGCGCGACAGCATTTGA
- a CDS encoding XRE family transcriptional regulator, with translation MDMQEEISALAILIQDLRKHKKYTLKELADKIGRSVGFLSQVERGLSRPTVADLTAISETLGVPTTYFYSLPKPMALSWVTRPDERRTLYYADGITDILVSPKMRASFSMLESQLEPGASSGDRHMKDSSEQGGYVLEGQLTLWLDDNEPVTLHPGDSFQLASHAHCRYGNLSDQLTRVLWVYT, from the coding sequence ATGGACATGCAAGAAGAAATCTCGGCGCTGGCGATCCTGATCCAGGACCTGCGCAAACACAAAAAGTACACCCTGAAGGAACTGGCGGACAAAATCGGCCGCTCCGTGGGCTTTCTGTCCCAGGTCGAGCGCGGCCTGTCGCGTCCGACCGTGGCGGACCTGACCGCCATCAGCGAAACCCTGGGGGTGCCGACCACCTATTTCTACAGCCTGCCCAAACCCATGGCCTTGTCCTGGGTCACCCGCCCCGACGAGCGCCGCACGCTGTACTACGCCGACGGCATCACCGACATCCTCGTCTCGCCAAAAATGCGCGCGTCCTTTTCGATGCTCGAAAGCCAGCTCGAACCCGGCGCCAGCAGCGGTGACCGACACATGAAGGACAGCTCCGAGCAGGGCGGTTACGTCCTGGAAGGGCAGTTGACCCTGTGGCTCGACGACAACGAACCGGTGACCCTGCATCCCGGTGACAGCTTTCAACTGGCCAGCCATGCGCACTGCCGCTACGGCAACCTGTCCGACCAACTGACCCGTGTGCTTTGGGTTTACACCTGA
- a CDS encoding glutamine synthetase family protein: MDAVCSELLAEVRNFRHTNPEVRYVDLISLDIPGHFYGKRYPIEMLEKVAAGSALKLPQNCVLLGTQGGLFKIGDYCFNDGDPDALRRLVPGTLKLVSWEKQPLGQMLITSDGTEKPIEFEPREVLAQVLDRLKRKGIFPVVAFELEFYLFDSRLKDGLPQFPRDELTGDADDQPNMHIERLSRFAPVLDEMVETARAQGVDATVITAELGPGQFEINFGHCDDGLRAADWAALFCRSTRGVALKHNYRASFMAKPYLQHPGSGMHVHVSLYDQAGNNLLAANGQRALRHAVAGCLDVLPHCMPIFAPNHNAMRRLSGTVNVASRASWGFEDRDACLRIPESDIKNLRIEHRLAGADANPYLALAAILVGLEQGLEGEREPIAPLNEDRGSGIDFPLEMLEAVQSMQSHASLREGLGAEFVDVYCENKRQDHLAFLHDISAREYRWFL; the protein is encoded by the coding sequence ATGGATGCTGTGTGCTCTGAACTGCTGGCCGAGGTTCGCAACTTCCGCCACACCAACCCCGAAGTGCGTTACGTCGACCTGATCTCCCTGGACATTCCGGGGCATTTCTACGGCAAGCGCTACCCGATCGAGATGCTGGAAAAAGTCGCTGCTGGCAGTGCACTGAAGCTGCCGCAGAACTGCGTGCTGCTCGGCACCCAGGGAGGACTGTTCAAGATCGGTGATTACTGCTTCAACGATGGTGACCCGGATGCGCTGCGCCGTTTGGTGCCTGGCACCTTGAAGTTGGTGAGCTGGGAAAAACAGCCCTTGGGCCAGATGTTGATTACCTCCGACGGCACCGAAAAACCCATCGAGTTCGAACCCCGCGAAGTGCTGGCGCAGGTGCTGGACCGACTCAAGCGCAAGGGCATTTTCCCGGTGGTGGCCTTCGAGCTGGAGTTCTACCTGTTCGACAGCCGCTTGAAGGACGGCTTGCCGCAATTTCCCCGTGATGAGTTGACCGGCGATGCCGACGATCAGCCGAACATGCACATCGAACGCTTGTCGCGCTTCGCCCCGGTGCTCGATGAAATGGTTGAGACCGCGCGAGCCCAAGGCGTCGATGCCACGGTGATCACCGCCGAACTCGGCCCGGGCCAGTTCGAAATCAACTTCGGCCATTGCGATGACGGCCTGCGCGCCGCCGACTGGGCGGCCCTGTTCTGCCGCAGCACCCGGGGCGTGGCGCTCAAGCACAACTACCGCGCCAGCTTCATGGCCAAACCCTACCTGCAGCACCCCGGCAGTGGCATGCACGTGCATGTCAGCCTGTATGACCAGGCCGGCAACAACCTGCTGGCGGCGAACGGCCAGCGGGCGTTGCGCCATGCGGTGGCCGGTTGCCTGGATGTGTTGCCGCACTGCATGCCGATCTTTGCCCCGAACCACAACGCCATGCGCCGCTTGAGCGGCACCGTGAACGTCGCGTCCCGCGCCAGCTGGGGCTTCGAGGATCGCGATGCCTGCTTGCGTATTCCGGAGTCGGACATCAAGAACCTGCGCATCGAACATCGCCTGGCGGGCGCCGATGCCAACCCTTATCTGGCGTTGGCGGCGATTCTGGTAGGACTGGAACAAGGCCTGGAAGGGGAGCGCGAGCCGATTGCACCGCTCAACGAAGACCGCGGCAGTGGCATCGATTTTCCGCTGGAAATGCTCGAAGCGGTGCAGTCCATGCAAAGTCATGCATCGCTGCGCGAAGGCTTGGGGGCGGAGTTCGTGGACGTCTACTGCGAAAACAAGCGTCAGGATCATCTGGCATTTCTGCATGACATCAGCGCGCGGGAGTATCGCTGGTTCCTCTAG
- a CDS encoding cytosine permease, producing MQVEKRSIDFIPETERHGKPGSLFYIWFGANMNITTIASGVLPVVMGLNLFWSALAIVIGSLLGAIFMASHSAQGPKLGIPQMIQSRAQFGVLGAVLPLLFVMLIYLGFFVSNTLLAAQALESVSPLPMSGNIYLIGALCFVVALYGYRLIHRLQKLLSILSLVVFVAATVLALQLPIPAEQWLPTGFSLSKFLVAVSIAVTWQLSYAPYVADYSRYLPSNTPTAQVFWYSYAGTVSGGAWMMILGAILSVGIGDFSSNVGGHVAGLFGAGSVLLFAFIVYGQVSINVFNLYGAFMSTITVIEPFARLKVTPRVRGVFMLLISLVATALCTISQDDFITFFLNFIFFMSYFLIPWTAINLVDYYCLRKGHYRIDDIFDLNGIYGRVNRIACGSFLLAIALEIPFMNTTLYVGPVATALDGVDLAWIVGLLVPALSYYWLMRLGKRAPMMESAAD from the coding sequence ATGCAAGTCGAAAAAAGAAGCATCGATTTCATCCCCGAGACCGAACGCCACGGCAAGCCGGGTTCGCTGTTCTATATCTGGTTCGGCGCCAACATGAACATCACCACCATCGCCTCCGGCGTGTTGCCGGTGGTGATGGGGCTCAACCTGTTCTGGAGTGCGCTGGCGATCGTCATCGGCTCGTTGCTGGGGGCGATTTTCATGGCCTCGCACTCGGCCCAGGGACCGAAGCTGGGCATTCCGCAAATGATCCAGAGCCGGGCGCAATTCGGCGTGTTGGGGGCGGTGTTGCCGCTGCTGTTCGTGATGCTGATCTACCTGGGCTTCTTCGTCAGCAACACCTTGCTCGCGGCCCAGGCGCTGGAGTCCGTCAGCCCGCTGCCGATGTCCGGCAATATCTACCTGATCGGCGCGTTGTGCTTCGTCGTCGCGCTCTATGGCTATCGATTGATTCACCGCTTGCAGAAGCTGCTGTCGATTCTGTCGCTGGTGGTGTTCGTGGCGGCCACGGTGCTCGCCTTGCAGTTGCCGATCCCGGCCGAACAATGGCTACCGACAGGCTTCTCGCTGTCGAAGTTCCTGGTGGCGGTGAGCATCGCCGTGACCTGGCAACTGTCCTACGCGCCTTACGTCGCCGACTACTCACGCTACCTGCCGAGCAACACGCCGACCGCCCAGGTGTTCTGGTACAGCTACGCCGGCACGGTCAGCGGTGGTGCGTGGATGATGATTCTCGGGGCGATCCTGAGTGTCGGCATCGGCGACTTCTCCAGCAACGTCGGCGGGCATGTAGCCGGTCTGTTCGGCGCTGGCTCGGTGCTGCTGTTCGCCTTCATCGTCTATGGCCAGGTGTCGATCAACGTGTTCAACCTGTACGGCGCGTTCATGTCGACCATCACCGTGATCGAACCTTTCGCCCGACTCAAGGTGACCCCGCGAGTACGCGGTGTGTTCATGCTGCTGATCAGCCTGGTGGCCACGGCCCTGTGCACCATCAGTCAGGACGACTTCATCACCTTCTTCCTGAACTTCATCTTCTTCATGAGCTACTTCCTGATCCCGTGGACGGCGATCAATCTGGTGGACTACTACTGCCTGCGCAAAGGCCATTACCGGATTGACGACATCTTCGACCTGAACGGGATCTACGGACGGGTCAACCGGATCGCCTGCGGCAGTTTCCTGCTGGCGATTGCCCTGGAAATTCCGTTCATGAACACCACGCTGTACGTCGGCCCGGTGGCTACGGCGCTGGATGGGGTGGATCTGGCGTGGATCGTCGGGTTGCTGGTGCCGGCGTTGAGTTATTACTGGCTGATGAGGCTCGGCAAGCGAGCGCCGATGATGGAGTCAGCGGCCGACTAA
- a CDS encoding isochorismatase family cysteine hydrolase: MNNNNALLIIDMQQEDGFVLENLDRVVAHTAALLDTARHQRMPVIYTRHINPADGSDLPHGEPLAADGGPGSYRAGTRQVEIIESLTPQPGELIIDKGRYSAFHRTDLDARLKAMEVDTLIVCGVLTDVCVLTSVFDAFALGYRVRLVSDACTTTTEAGHYSALLIMANWVYALEILTSEQCLRALQQLDYVSLIPERPDLFAHQPHELQSTIARLQSRLVRTQE, from the coding sequence ATGAACAATAACAACGCGCTGTTGATCATCGACATGCAGCAGGAGGACGGCTTCGTCCTGGAAAACCTCGACAGGGTGGTCGCCCATACCGCCGCCCTGCTCGATACCGCCCGCCATCAGCGGATGCCTGTCATCTATACCCGCCACATCAATCCGGCCGACGGCAGTGACCTGCCCCACGGCGAACCGCTGGCCGCCGACGGTGGCCCCGGCAGTTACCGCGCCGGCACCCGGCAGGTGGAAATCATCGAGTCGCTGACGCCGCAGCCCGGTGAATTGATCATCGACAAGGGTCGTTACAGTGCCTTTCACCGCACCGACCTCGATGCCCGACTCAAGGCAATGGAAGTCGACACGCTGATCGTCTGTGGCGTGCTGACCGACGTCTGCGTGCTCACCAGCGTGTTCGATGCCTTCGCCCTGGGTTATCGCGTCCGCCTGGTCAGCGATGCCTGCACCACGACCACCGAGGCCGGGCATTACTCGGCCCTGTTGATCATGGCCAACTGGGTCTACGCGCTGGAAATCCTCACAAGTGAACAGTGCCTGCGCGCCCTGCAACAACTCGACTACGTCAGCCTGATCCCCGAGCGTCCGGACCTGTTTGCCCACCAGCCCCATGAGCTGCAAAGCACCATCGCCCGTCTGCAATCCCGTCTCGTCCGGACTCAGGAGTGA